In one window of Bizionia sp. M204 DNA:
- the mtgA gene encoding monofunctional biosynthetic peptidoglycan transglycosylase has product MIKKLFKFIFKCILWLIVLSVAMVVLFKWVPVPITPLMVIRGVEEYQKGNKMTWEHDWVSIDDISKNLQLAVICSEDQNFLKHNGFDIKAIEKAIENNKKGKRIKGASTISQQTAKNVFLWPNRSWLRKGLETYFTFLIELTWSKERIMEVYLNSIEMGKGIYGAEAAARYWHNKSAAKLSAMEAASIAAILPNPLKYRAQPASNYIVGRKSWIVRQMGYFGRLDYNQTNEKK; this is encoded by the coding sequence ATGATAAAAAAACTATTCAAATTTATTTTTAAATGTATTCTATGGCTTATAGTGTTATCTGTAGCTATGGTTGTATTATTTAAATGGGTTCCCGTGCCTATTACCCCATTAATGGTTATCCGTGGTGTTGAAGAATACCAAAAAGGTAATAAAATGACTTGGGAACATGATTGGGTTTCAATTGATGATATATCAAAAAATTTACAACTAGCCGTAATTTGTAGTGAAGATCAGAATTTTTTAAAGCACAATGGGTTTGATATAAAAGCTATTGAAAAAGCTATTGAAAATAATAAAAAAGGTAAGCGCATAAAAGGTGCTAGTACCATAAGCCAACAAACGGCTAAAAATGTTTTTTTATGGCCAAATAGGAGTTGGTTACGCAAAGGTTTGGAAACCTATTTTACCTTCTTAATAGAGTTAACTTGGAGCAAGGAACGCATTATGGAAGTGTATTTAAATAGTATAGAAATGGGTAAAGGTATTTATGGTGCTGAAGCCGCAGCGCGCTATTGGCATAATAAATCAGCTGCAAAACTATCGGCCATGGAAGCGGCTTCAATAGCTGCTATTTTACCAAATCCGTTAAAATATAGAGCCCAACCAGCTAGTAATTATATTGTCGGAAGAAAGTCTTGGATAGTAAGGCAAATGGGATATTTTGGAAGATTAGATTACAACCAAACCAATGAAAAAAAATAA
- a CDS encoding 3-oxoacyl-ACP synthase, with product MKKNNAIKSELYNLCLLSLNHRLEAVQTKIAEIQESLTSETKSSAGDKHETGRAMLQLEREKAGVQLSEIQKQQNTLTKVKVLNTSKTICLGSVVYTSKSNYFVAISAGAFSIAGELFYAISPQTPIGKLLLGKTVLNEIAFNNQTIKIEAII from the coding sequence ATGAAAAAAAATAATGCCATAAAAAGTGAATTATACAATTTGTGCTTACTGTCTTTAAACCATCGGTTGGAGGCCGTTCAGACAAAAATTGCTGAAATTCAAGAATCTTTAACCAGTGAAACCAAAAGTAGTGCAGGCGATAAGCATGAAACAGGGCGTGCCATGTTACAACTAGAGCGTGAAAAAGCAGGTGTGCAGCTTTCTGAAATACAAAAGCAACAGAACACGCTTACTAAAGTGAAGGTTTTAAATACCTCCAAAACCATCTGTTTAGGAAGTGTGGTGTATACGTCCAAGTCCAATTATTTTGTTGCTATTAGTGCCGGCGCGTTTTCAATTGCTGGTGAATTGTTTTATGCCATTTCACCACAAACGCCTATTGGAAAATTATTATTAGGGAAAACCGTACTGAACGAGATTGCATTTAATAATCAGACGATTAAAATTGAAGCTATTATTTAA
- a CDS encoding FG-GAP-like repeat-containing protein, whose amino-acid sequence MKTKLLLLALLTLAATHAQTSSNTCTEADAATPITQPGIYSVSLIDGSEVPSPNCNTSSNSASLGEWFKYVPESDTYLTVSTDLTQNAGRDTRVHIFSGTCGALICEGGDDDSGSVYLSIATLNVLAGQTYYIAFDNRWDANGFDFEIAESDPPTPPAVTFTVSSLSTTGTNRAVVDMNGDHLDDIVSVSNTNINIQEQLPSGGFQSMDITTSYADNTPGWSLAAADYNADGFTDLLYGGGNGVTFMRSNGDGTFTEDSHDPYVFSQRSNFVDINNDGHLDAFVCHDVAPNVYFINDGQGNLTYYQGENVQGVPSGLGLYESGGNYGSVWIDYDNDRNQDLFIAKCGGEEARRMDQLHKNNGDGTFSEISAALNLADPMQTWSSAWGDFDNDGDMDVFVGASSGPHKMMRNDLVTDNQGNTTIMFTNVTTASGVQLLSETGIENVTYDFDNDGNLDIASNGNILFGNGDLTFSLHENLISGSNGSFGDLNNDGFIDSFSNGNIYMNSGNANNWISICTVGTEGYSNINGIGARVEIHTPSGIQIRDVRSGEGFRFMSTLNTHFGLGTETTIDNLIIYWPSGVVDNIPNPTINQRLCVTEGEALTVQDYELAALTIYPNPVENTLNISAPVSLDGKIATVFDINGKKVLNSKLQTNTLDVSKLQTGFYILRLESEGRVINRKFIKQ is encoded by the coding sequence ATGAAAACAAAATTACTTTTACTCGCACTTTTAACGCTTGCCGCTACACATGCCCAAACAAGTTCCAATACGTGTACTGAAGCAGATGCTGCAACGCCCATTACGCAACCAGGCATTTATAGTGTATCTTTAATAGACGGTAGCGAAGTTCCTAGCCCTAATTGTAATACTAGCTCAAATTCAGCGAGTCTAGGCGAGTGGTTTAAATATGTACCAGAATCGGATACGTATCTAACCGTTTCAACCGATTTAACGCAAAATGCTGGTCGTGATACACGTGTACATATTTTTAGTGGAACATGTGGCGCACTAATTTGCGAAGGTGGTGATGATGACAGCGGCAGTGTATATTTGTCCATTGCCACTTTAAATGTTTTAGCAGGCCAAACTTATTATATTGCATTTGATAACCGTTGGGACGCAAATGGTTTTGATTTTGAAATTGCAGAAAGCGATCCTCCAACACCTCCTGCAGTAACTTTTACAGTTAGTAGTCTTTCTACAACAGGAACCAATAGAGCCGTTGTCGATATGAATGGTGATCATTTAGATGATATTGTTTCGGTTTCCAATACCAATATTAATATTCAGGAACAATTACCATCTGGCGGATTTCAAAGCATGGATATTACCACATCATATGCAGACAACACGCCTGGTTGGAGTTTAGCTGCAGCTGATTATAATGCGGATGGCTTTACTGATCTTTTATATGGAGGTGGAAATGGTGTAACATTCATGAGGTCTAATGGTGATGGTACTTTTACCGAAGATTCTCATGACCCTTATGTGTTTTCGCAACGCTCCAATTTTGTGGACATTAATAACGATGGCCATTTAGATGCTTTTGTATGTCATGATGTAGCACCAAACGTTTACTTTATAAACGATGGGCAAGGTAACTTAACCTATTATCAAGGTGAAAATGTTCAAGGTGTACCAAGCGGATTGGGTCTTTATGAGTCCGGAGGAAATTATGGTTCCGTTTGGATTGATTATGATAATGATAGAAACCAAGATTTATTTATAGCCAAATGCGGTGGTGAAGAAGCTAGACGTATGGATCAATTACATAAAAATAATGGCGATGGTACATTTTCTGAAATTTCAGCAGCTTTAAATTTAGCCGATCCTATGCAAACATGGTCATCTGCCTGGGGTGATTTTGATAATGATGGTGATATGGATGTTTTTGTTGGTGCCAGTTCTGGACCACACAAAATGATGCGAAATGATTTGGTAACCGATAATCAAGGAAATACAACAATAATGTTTACAAATGTTACAACCGCTTCAGGTGTTCAACTGTTATCTGAAACAGGTATAGAGAATGTAACCTATGACTTTGATAATGATGGCAATTTAGATATAGCATCCAATGGAAATATCCTATTTGGAAATGGCGACTTAACATTTTCACTTCATGAAAATTTAATATCAGGAAGTAATGGTTCCTTTGGCGATTTAAATAATGATGGATTTATAGATTCTTTCAGTAATGGAAATATTTATATGAACAGTGGGAATGCTAATAATTGGATTAGTATCTGTACGGTTGGAACAGAAGGTTATAGTAATATAAACGGAATTGGAGCACGTGTAGAAATTCACACACCTTCAGGCATTCAAATTCGCGATGTTAGAAGCGGTGAAGGTTTTAGATTTATGAGCACATTAAATACACATTTTGGACTAGGAACAGAAACAACCATTGATAATTTAATCATATACTGGCCATCAGGTGTTGTAGATAATATTCCAAACCCAACAATTAACCAAAGACTTTGTGTTACAGAAGGCGAGGCGTTAACAGTTCAAGATTATGAGCTAGCAGCATTAACAATTTACCCGAACCCAGTAGAAAATACCCTTAATATTTCGGCACCTGTTTCTTTAGATGGTAAAATTGCAACCGTTTTTGACATAAATGGTAAAAAAGTACTAAACTCTAAATTACAAACAAACACTTTAGATGTTTCAAAATTACAAACGGGGTTTTACATTTTACGATTAGAATCTGAAGGTCGCGTTATAAACAGAAAATTTATTAAGCAATAA
- a CDS encoding Ig-like domain-containing protein, whose protein sequence is MEKNYLILLLFGLTLLACKSEDDDYIALQIQTQADTAQVFQNSFVEIDVLANDRNIPETGVLTVTTTTYATISILDNNTPNNPSDNKIRYTPTGNYIGTDSFVYTICSSNNNCATGTVTVTILPTSPVVYNPDDLPYPNLSDYNFFEGDLKNLEPVSGVIPYDLNSALFSDYAHKKRFVWMPNGSKANYDIDYTPFNFPVGAFLIKNFYYDNVLPAGNTRIIETRIMYFTDSGWEFAEYVWNEEQTEASFTTTGSFVNLDWNEAGTVKNVNYRVPSRAECFTCHNKFGTPVPIGPKPQNLNKNYVYQDGTSNQLQKWVDLGYLNADYPGNIDTMVAWDDTSESLTMRARSYLDINCAHCHSEESYCEYRPMRFAFNENELASNMGICVEPDTNIGDEYPLIMNPANADASVAVFRMTSVEEQYRMPLLGRTLQHTEGVALITEWVNSLTDRCE, encoded by the coding sequence ATGGAAAAAAACTACCTCATTTTATTACTTTTTGGTCTCACATTGCTTGCTTGTAAATCAGAAGATGATGATTATATAGCCTTGCAAATTCAAACACAAGCGGATACTGCACAAGTATTTCAAAATAGCTTTGTTGAAATTGATGTGCTTGCCAATGATAGAAATATTCCGGAAACAGGTGTATTAACGGTTACAACTACAACCTATGCCACGATTTCCATTCTTGATAATAATACCCCGAACAATCCAAGTGATAATAAGATACGTTATACACCAACTGGCAATTACATAGGCACTGATAGTTTTGTATATACAATTTGTTCTTCAAATAATAATTGCGCAACAGGAACCGTAACGGTTACTATTTTACCAACTTCACCAGTTGTTTATAATCCAGATGACTTGCCATATCCCAACTTATCAGATTATAATTTTTTTGAAGGCGATTTAAAAAATTTAGAGCCTGTTTCAGGTGTTATTCCCTACGATTTAAATTCAGCATTATTTAGTGATTATGCACACAAAAAACGATTTGTATGGATGCCAAATGGCAGTAAAGCCAATTATGATATCGATTACACACCCTTTAATTTTCCCGTTGGTGCTTTTCTAATAAAGAATTTTTATTACGATAACGTGTTGCCAGCAGGTAATACCAGAATTATTGAAACACGCATCATGTATTTTACAGATAGCGGATGGGAATTTGCCGAATATGTTTGGAATGAAGAACAAACCGAGGCAAGCTTTACAACCACTGGTAGCTTTGTAAATTTAGACTGGAACGAAGCAGGTACAGTTAAAAACGTTAATTACCGTGTTCCATCAAGAGCCGAATGTTTTACGTGCCATAATAAGTTTGGAACACCTGTTCCAATAGGTCCAAAACCGCAGAATTTAAATAAAAACTATGTGTACCAAGATGGCACAAGCAATCAATTACAGAAATGGGTAGACCTCGGTTATTTAAACGCTGATTATCCTGGAAATATTGACACCATGGTGGCTTGGGATGACACATCAGAATCCCTAACCATGCGTGCACGCTCTTATTTAGATATTAATTGTGCCCATTGTCATTCAGAAGAAAGCTATTGCGAATACAGACCTATGCGTTTTGCATTTAATGAAAATGAATTGGCAAGCAATATGGGTATTTGCGTAGAACCCGACACCAATATTGGAGACGAATATCCATTAATTATGAATCCCGCCAATGCCGATGCTTCGGTAGCTGTTTTTAGAATGACTTCTGTAGAAGAACAATATCGTATGCCTTTATTAGGACGCACATTACAACATACGGAAGGTGTTGCTTTAATTACCGAATGGGTGAATTCTTTAACCGATAGATGTGAATAA
- a CDS encoding ABC transporter ATP-binding protein, which yields MLNVKNLNFAYKKTPVLQAVNLRIQPGENTAIIGESGSGKSTLLKLLYGEYDLDSGHIFWKDTEILGPKHNLVVGYDFMKYVAQEFDLMPFITVEENIGKHLSNFFPKEKKERTAELLDVVALTEFSKTKVTLLSGGQKQRVALARALAQEPEILLLDEPFSHIDNFQKQALRRRVFNYLKKKNIACLVATHDQEDVLGFADQIIVLNNQTIAAQGKPQDLYNKPESALIAAFFGEFNRIKGQFIYAHQLKVVEKSDIKVVVKKAYFKGSYFLIEAKFEESSILFEHPLELQKGDMVYLEIFK from the coding sequence ATGCTAAACGTAAAAAACCTCAATTTTGCCTATAAAAAAACACCTGTTTTACAGGCTGTAAACTTGCGTATACAACCAGGTGAAAATACAGCTATAATTGGCGAAAGCGGTTCGGGAAAAAGCACACTATTAAAACTCCTTTATGGTGAGTATGATTTAGATTCCGGTCATATTTTTTGGAAAGACACAGAGATTCTCGGGCCTAAACACAATTTAGTGGTTGGCTATGATTTCATGAAATATGTAGCTCAAGAATTTGATTTGATGCCGTTTATAACCGTGGAAGAAAATATAGGAAAGCACTTATCTAATTTTTTTCCGAAAGAAAAGAAAGAACGCACAGCTGAACTTCTTGACGTAGTTGCACTCACCGAATTTTCAAAAACCAAAGTCACCCTTTTAAGTGGTGGTCAAAAACAGCGTGTAGCTCTAGCTCGCGCCTTAGCTCAAGAACCAGAAATTTTATTATTAGATGAACCCTTTAGTCATATTGATAATTTCCAAAAACAGGCATTAAGGCGTCGTGTTTTTAACTATCTGAAAAAGAAAAATATTGCCTGTTTGGTGGCCACTCACGACCAAGAAGATGTTTTAGGCTTTGCGGATCAGATTATTGTATTAAACAACCAAACTATTGCTGCTCAAGGAAAGCCACAAGATCTTTATAACAAACCTGAAAGTGCTTTAATTGCTGCTTTTTTCGGCGAATTTAATCGTATTAAAGGTCAGTTTATTTATGCACACCAACTGAAAGTGGTTGAAAAATCGGATATAAAAGTAGTCGTTAAAAAAGCGTATTTTAAAGGCTCTTATTTTTTGATAGAGGCGAAATTTGAAGAATCCTCTATTTTATTTGAACATCCTTTAGAATTGCAAAAAGGTGATATGGTTTATTTAGAAATTTTTAAATAA
- the rsmI gene encoding 16S rRNA (cytidine(1402)-2'-O)-methyltransferase, with translation MKLYIVPTPIGNLQDMTFRAIDVLKSVDLILAEDTRTSGKLLKHFDVDTPSQSHHMHNEHKTVDGLINKLKSGVTMALISDAGTPAISDPGFLLTRACIENNIEVDCLPGATAFVPALVNSGMPNDKFVFEGFLPVKKGRQTRLLLLAEETRTIIFYESPHKLIKTLTHFCEYFGEDRPVSVSRELSKLYEETIRGTAKDVLEHYTNKPPKGEIVVVVGGKK, from the coding sequence ATGAAACTTTACATTGTTCCAACACCTATTGGTAATCTGCAAGACATGACTTTTAGAGCCATAGATGTTTTAAAATCAGTGGATTTAATTCTTGCTGAAGACACCCGAACTTCTGGAAAACTATTAAAGCATTTTGATGTAGATACACCATCACAATCGCACCACATGCATAACGAGCATAAAACAGTTGATGGTTTAATTAATAAATTAAAAAGTGGTGTTACCATGGCTTTAATTAGCGATGCTGGGACACCTGCTATTTCCGACCCTGGATTTTTATTAACCAGAGCTTGTATTGAAAATAATATTGAAGTGGATTGCTTACCAGGCGCAACTGCTTTTGTGCCAGCTTTAGTAAATAGCGGCATGCCAAATGATAAGTTTGTTTTTGAAGGCTTTTTACCCGTAAAAAAAGGACGTCAAACACGTTTATTGCTTCTTGCGGAAGAAACTAGAACCATCATTTTTTACGAAAGTCCGCATAAACTAATTAAAACACTCACTCATTTTTGTGAATATTTTGGAGAAGACAGACCTGTTTCTGTTTCCCGAGAACTCTCTAAACTCTATGAAGAAACCATTCGTGGCACTGCCAAGGACGTTTTAGAACATTACACCAACAAACCTCCAAAAGGTGAAATTGTGGTAGTTGTAGGTGGTAAAAAGTAA
- the mscL gene encoding large conductance mechanosensitive channel protein MscL, which translates to MLKEFKKFIMTGNVIDLAVAVILAGAVSLVVKGFVTYIMMPIIGHFSGGIDFSDMKIILDDAVLAADGTIATPENAIMYGEWINTIINLIIVGFVLFMIVKAYNKTKKPVEAAPEAPKGPSDNELLMEIRDLLKK; encoded by the coding sequence ATGCTTAAAGAATTCAAAAAATTTATCATGACAGGGAACGTCATAGACCTTGCTGTTGCCGTTATACTGGCTGGCGCAGTTAGTTTAGTTGTTAAAGGGTTTGTAACCTATATCATGATGCCAATAATTGGTCATTTCTCGGGTGGAATTGATTTTTCTGATATGAAAATCATTCTAGACGATGCTGTTTTGGCAGCAGATGGAACAATAGCAACACCAGAAAATGCTATTATGTATGGCGAATGGATTAATACTATTATCAATTTAATTATAGTTGGTTTTGTATTATTTATGATTGTGAAAGCGTATAATAAAACTAAAAAACCTGTTGAGGCAGCTCCAGAAGCTCCTAAAGGACCATCGGATAACGAATTATTAATGGAAATACGTGATCTTTTAAAAAAATAA
- a CDS encoding thymidine kinase, with protein MFLENTVNHKEQFGWIEVICGSMFSGKTEELIRRLKRAQFAKQKVEIFKPTVDIRYDEEMVVSHDANKIRSTAVPAAANIPMLADDCDVVGIDEAQFFDDEIVRVCNDLANKGIRVIVAGLDMDFKGNPFGPMPNLMATAEYVTKVHAICTKTGNLAQYSYRKAKSDDLVLLGEVDEYEPLSRAAYYKSMQRDKIRSMKVEGEEEIENNTKDSNGKSA; from the coding sequence ATGTTTCTCGAAAATACAGTAAATCATAAAGAACAATTTGGCTGGATCGAAGTTATTTGCGGTTCTATGTTTTCCGGTAAAACGGAAGAATTAATTCGTAGACTCAAGCGTGCACAATTTGCCAAACAGAAGGTTGAAATTTTTAAACCTACGGTAGATATACGCTATGATGAAGAAATGGTGGTTTCTCATGATGCCAACAAAATCCGCTCCACAGCAGTTCCTGCGGCCGCTAATATCCCTATGTTGGCAGACGACTGTGATGTGGTTGGTATTGACGAGGCCCAATTTTTTGATGATGAAATTGTTCGGGTTTGTAATGATTTAGCCAACAAAGGTATTCGCGTTATTGTTGCTGGTTTAGATATGGATTTTAAAGGTAACCCATTTGGTCCTATGCCAAATTTAATGGCAACGGCCGAGTATGTAACCAAGGTGCATGCCATCTGCACCAAAACAGGAAATTTAGCACAATATAGCTATCGAAAAGCGAAAAGTGATGACCTCGTTTTATTAGGTGAAGTGGATGAGTACGAACCTTTAAGTCGTGCTGCTTATTACAAATCTATGCAACGTGATAAAATACGTAGCATGAAAGTTGAAGGTGAAGAAGAAATTGAAAACAATACCAAAGACTCCAATGGAAAAAGTGCATGA
- a CDS encoding FAD-binding oxidoreductase: protein MNLSYWEHKTWLSHVNYTIVGSGIVGLNCALQLKLQFPKAKILILERGILPQGASTKNAGFACFGSLSEILDDLKTHSEDEVIKLVQKRIDGLHLLRQNLSDQAINYQQLGGYELFNKDNQALYDTCLAERASINKLLFPVLKESIFSLKTNVFGFKKIRKKLIFNPFEGQIDTGEMMEALLIKVQSAGIKILNNVTVEAYTELNGQVDVKTSHFQFITDKLLIATNGFASQLINEDVKPARAQVLITKAIPNLPFTGTFHLDKGYYYFRNINNRILLGGGRNLDFKGEETTVMNETALIQNHLEQVMKTTILPNIPFEIDYCWSGIMGVGNQKKPIVKQLSNHVYCGVRLGGMGVAIGSIIGKELAQLLK, encoded by the coding sequence ATGAATCTATCGTATTGGGAACATAAAACCTGGTTAAGTCACGTAAATTATACTATTGTTGGTAGTGGTATTGTTGGTTTAAATTGTGCATTACAACTAAAACTACAGTTTCCAAAAGCCAAAATTTTAATTCTTGAGCGAGGCATATTACCGCAAGGTGCTAGCACTAAAAATGCAGGTTTTGCTTGCTTTGGAAGTTTAAGCGAAATTCTAGACGATTTAAAAACCCATTCAGAAGATGAGGTTATTAAACTCGTTCAAAAACGGATTGACGGATTGCATTTATTACGTCAAAATCTTTCAGATCAAGCTATAAATTATCAGCAATTGGGAGGCTATGAATTGTTCAACAAGGATAATCAAGCATTATATGATACCTGTTTAGCGGAAAGAGCATCGATTAATAAATTGCTGTTTCCAGTTTTAAAAGAATCCATATTTTCACTTAAAACCAATGTTTTCGGATTTAAAAAAATTCGCAAGAAACTCATTTTTAATCCATTTGAAGGACAAATTGATACAGGCGAAATGATGGAGGCTTTATTAATAAAAGTGCAATCAGCAGGTATCAAAATACTCAATAACGTAACCGTTGAAGCGTACACAGAATTAAACGGCCAGGTTGATGTAAAAACCAGCCACTTTCAATTTATAACCGATAAATTATTAATAGCAACCAATGGCTTTGCATCCCAATTAATAAATGAAGATGTAAAACCGGCTAGAGCCCAAGTACTCATAACAAAAGCAATACCTAATTTACCTTTTACCGGAACTTTTCATTTAGATAAAGGTTATTATTACTTCCGAAATATTAATAATAGAATCCTGTTAGGTGGTGGTAGAAATTTAGATTTTAAAGGTGAAGAAACGACAGTAATGAACGAAACCGCTCTTATTCAAAATCATTTGGAACAGGTAATGAAAACAACAATTTTACCCAATATCCCTTTTGAAATTGATTATTGCTGGAGTGGCATAATGGGTGTTGGAAACCAGAAAAAACCAATTGTTAAGCAACTATCCAATCATGTATATTGTGGTGTGCGGTTAGGCGGAATGGGTGTCGCTATTGGTAGTATAATAGGAAAAGAACTTGCCCAATTATTAAAGTAA
- the alr gene encoding alanine racemase: MEKVHETVLEIDLNALTKNFQYLKSRTNSQTKILAVVKAYAYGSDASEIAKHLETLHIDYLAVAYTNEGVALRDAGIRTPILVLHPQSANFKTLIERCLEPSLYSPFVLNEFIKVAEAEKQSNFPVHIKFNTGLNRLGFEETDVPKIVSTLTKTHSIQVKSIFSHLAASEDFNEKAFTKKQIELFTQISDSFIHAIGYKPMLHICNTSGILNYPEAHYDMVRSGIGLYGFGNSELEDKNFTPIASLKSIVSQIHSIEKGDSVGYNRAFIATKKTKTATIPIGHADGIGRQYGNGKGFVTINNKQAYILGNVCMDMIMVDITDIDCQEGDEVIIFGKTPTANAFANTAKSISYEIITAVSQRVKRIFLK, encoded by the coding sequence ATGGAAAAAGTGCATGAAACTGTTCTTGAAATTGATTTAAATGCCTTAACGAAAAATTTTCAGTACTTAAAGTCTAGAACAAATTCACAAACCAAAATATTAGCCGTTGTTAAAGCGTATGCCTATGGCAGTGATGCTTCAGAAATTGCTAAACACCTAGAAACTTTACATATTGATTATTTGGCGGTAGCCTACACAAATGAAGGTGTCGCCTTGCGTGATGCTGGAATTCGAACACCGATTTTAGTGCTTCACCCACAATCGGCAAATTTCAAAACGCTTATAGAACGTTGTTTAGAGCCTAGTTTATACAGCCCTTTTGTTTTAAATGAATTTATAAAAGTTGCAGAAGCCGAAAAACAAAGCAACTTTCCCGTTCATATTAAATTTAATACCGGTTTAAATCGGTTAGGTTTTGAGGAAACCGATGTTCCTAAAATAGTATCCACATTAACCAAGACACATAGTATTCAGGTAAAATCTATTTTTTCACATTTAGCAGCTAGCGAAGATTTTAATGAAAAAGCCTTCACTAAAAAACAAATTGAATTATTTACACAGATTTCAGATTCTTTCATACATGCTATTGGCTACAAACCCATGTTACATATTTGCAATACGTCTGGAATTTTAAATTATCCTGAAGCTCATTATGATATGGTACGTTCAGGAATTGGATTATATGGTTTTGGTAATTCGGAATTAGAAGATAAAAATTTCACACCTATTGCATCCTTAAAGTCAATTGTTTCGCAAATACATAGCATAGAAAAAGGAGATAGTGTTGGTTATAATCGTGCATTTATTGCCACAAAAAAAACAAAAACAGCTACCATTCCTATTGGCCATGCAGATGGTATTGGTAGGCAATACGGAAACGGTAAGGGGTTCGTTACCATCAATAACAAACAAGCTTATATTTTGGGAAATGTGTGTATGGATATGATTATGGTGGACATTACGGATATTGACTGTCAGGAAGGAGATGAAGTTATTATCTTCGGAAAAACACCCACAGCAAACGCATTCGCTAATACAGCAAAAAGTATTTCTTATGAGATTATAACCGCTGTTTCACAACGTGTAAAACGGATTTTTTTAAAATAA
- a CDS encoding aspartate-semialdehyde dehydrogenase: protein MKVAVVGATGMVGEVMLKVLEERQFPVTELIPVASEKSVGKKVDFKDKTYTVVNLETALSLKPEIALFSAGGETSLQWAPKFAAAGTTVIDNSSAWRMDVNTKLIVPEINASTLTKADKIIANPNCSTIQMVLVLAPLHKKYNIKRIVVSTYQSITGTGLKAVKQLENEMAGINGEMAYPYPIHQNALPHCDVFEANGYTKEEMKLVRETQKILDNKSIAVTATAVRIPTAGGHSEAVNIEFETDFVLSDVRKLLNETEGVILQDNTDVNTYPMPIYANGKDDVFVGRIRRDESQPNTINMWIVADNLRKGAATNTVQIAEYLLKNGLV from the coding sequence ATGAAAGTAGCTGTAGTTGGTGCCACAGGCATGGTAGGAGAAGTGATGTTGAAAGTTTTAGAAGAGCGTCAATTTCCGGTTACCGAATTAATACCTGTAGCCTCAGAGAAATCTGTTGGTAAAAAAGTTGATTTCAAGGATAAAACATATACCGTTGTTAATCTTGAAACAGCACTTTCACTAAAACCCGAAATAGCTTTATTTTCGGCCGGTGGTGAAACATCATTACAATGGGCTCCAAAATTTGCAGCTGCTGGAACCACGGTAATTGACAACTCGTCTGCTTGGCGTATGGACGTCAACACCAAATTAATTGTACCAGAAATTAATGCATCTACATTAACTAAAGCTGATAAAATTATTGCCAATCCTAATTGCTCTACCATTCAAATGGTGCTTGTTTTAGCGCCACTTCATAAAAAGTATAACATCAAACGTATTGTTGTTTCTACCTATCAATCAATCACAGGAACTGGATTAAAAGCTGTAAAACAATTAGAAAATGAAATGGCTGGTATTAATGGCGAAATGGCATATCCCTATCCAATTCACCAAAATGCCTTACCACATTGTGATGTGTTTGAAGCTAATGGATATACCAAGGAAGAAATGAAGTTGGTTCGTGAAACGCAAAAAATTCTAGATAATAAATCTATAGCAGTAACGGCAACAGCCGTAAGAATCCCAACAGCTGGAGGTCATAGTGAGGCGGTAAATATTGAATTTGAAACGGATTTCGTGTTAAGTGACGTTCGTAAACTTCTAAACGAAACGGAAGGCGTTATTTTACAAGACAATACAGATGTAAACACGTACCCAATGCCTATTTATGCTAACGGAAAAGATGACGTATTTGTTGGCAGAATCCGTAGAGACGAATCGCAGCCAAACACTATAAACATGTGGATTGTAGCCGATAATTTAAGAAAAGGCGCCGCAACAAACACTGTTCAAATTGCAGAATATTTACTAAAAAATGGTTTGGTTTAA